The DNA sequence TGGTGCTCATGGGTCAAGATTTTGAAAATACTTTCGGTATAGTGGCTCCTAAAAGTGGTCGTACCAAGATGATGAGTGAACTGCTTGATAGCACAGTTATGCCAGGTATCCAGGGCGGACCACTCATGCACATCATCGCTGCTAAAGCAGTGGCCTTTGGAGAGGCTTTGAAACCATCCTTTAAAACTTACGCGAAGCAGGTGATAGCCAACGCTAAAGCACTTGGTGAGACACTCAATGAATTTGGTTTCTATCTCATATCGGGTGGTACTGACAATCATCTTCTACTAATTGATCTGACAGAAAAAGGGATCAGTGGCAAAAAAGCCGAACGCGTGCTGGAAGAAGCCGGCATGACCACCAATAAGAATATGGTGCCCTTTGATAAGCGGAGTCCCTTTGTTACCAGTGGAATCCGGATCGGTACAGCCGCTTTAACCACCAGAGGGTTCAAAGAGACTGACATGAGAATGATTGGTGGCTTTATTCACGATGTCATTGCTGAACCTGATAATGAAAGTAACCTGCGCTTGGTACGAGATAAGGTCGCTGAGTTGGTTAAAGGTTTTCCCCACTACGAGGATGTGGAGTAATCAAATGAATTGTCCTCAATGTCGACACGGTGATACACGGGTTATTGATTCCCGGCACACCCAGGATGGTCGGGCAATTAGGCGACGTCGCGAGTGTGGTGGCTGTTCCTTTCGTTTCACTACTTATGAATATGTTGAGACACAACCCCTATTGGTTATCAAAAGCAATCAGCAACGGGAACCCTTCGCGCGCGAAAAGATCTTAAAAAGTATTGCCGTTGCCTGTAGCAAGCGACCTGTGAATAGTGCACAGATGAATCAAGCTGTGGATCTCATCATTCAGGACGTGAACACCTTCGGGTCGTCTGAAGTTTACGCAAAGGATATCGGGGAACTGGTTATGAAGCATCTCAAAGACTTGGACGAGATCGCATACGTAAGATTTGCAAGTGTGTATCGAAAATTTGAAGATGTACAAGAGTTCAGGGCTGAATTGGATGATATATAGATCATCATTTTGAATTGATTTGCTCAATATTCCATTATGATCGAAATACAAAATCTGCATAAATCCTTCAGCGACCTGGTCGTTTTGAATGGCGTTAGTATGCAGGTACAGGATGGGCAAAGCGTTGTTGTCATGGGGAAGAGCGGCACTGGTAAAAGTGTTCTACTGAAGCTCATCACTCGGCTTTTGTACCCGGATTCTGGTAAGATTCTTATTGATGATGCAGACCTTGGGTCGCTCAAAGGAAAGGCGTTGGATGACACCCGCCTGAAATTTGGCATGTTGTTTCAATCTGCTGCCCTTTTCGACAGTTTGAATATCAGTGACAATGTAGGGATCGGTTTGCGAGCTTATAATCGTTATTCTGAATCAGAGATACAAAAAATTACACTGGAAAGCCTTGAAAGGGTCGGCTTATTAGATGTTGGCCAAAAATATCCAGCACAATTAAGCGGGGGTATGCGAAAACGGGTTGGCTTGGCTCGGGTCGTGGCTATGCAACCAAAATACATCCTGTACGATGAGCCAACTACAGGACTCGACCCGGTAACCAGCGCCCAGATCGCCAAACTCATCAAAGAGATGCAAAAGGATCTGAAAGTGACCAGTATTATCGTAACTCATGATATTCCAACAGGGTTTTTTCTGGCAGATCAGATAGTTTTGTTGGATAATGGGAACTTTTCCTTCACTGGGAGCGTCAAAGAGATGAAAAAATCATCATTGAGATCAGTACAGGATTTCATTAGTGGTTACAAAGAAGCAGCAGATTTGAATCATAGGTAACTTTTTGACCTGGAACCAATATTATTGCCCCCTCACAGGATCGGTCCTCACCATGGCCAGCGCTGACCTGCTCAAGGTCATTAACGCTGAGGTGGAGACAGGTGAATTCCATAATGCAGCCGGTGATCTGTTAATAGATCCGATCAGTGACATGTTGGTAGATGAACACACGACGACTGCCTATCCAATTACGACTGATATCCCGCAGCTTTTGCCGAAGTTAGCAATATCACTAACAGGGCTAAACCTCGGGAAATCCTTTGATTAGCGCGGGGTCGAAAGCTATATTCGCCCGTTTAAATTGAGGAGAACTTAAAGAGAGTAAACGTTACTGGGAATTTTGAGGTGAAACCTCGCAAAATGAATAGGAACCTGGCGTTCATCTTTTTTTTAGTTGATACCGAATGTTATCAGAATCATTCGGTTTTTTTATGAATGAGGAGTTTACAAAATGAGAGCACATAAATTTATAAACCTGGTAATCGGAGGTCTTTTACTCCTGTCCCTGGGATATTCACAATCTGCATTGTTCCTTTTGATCGCACCAGGAGCTCGAGCCGGTGGCATGGGAGAGGCTCAAGTCGCTTTGGCTGATGATTCCTACGCAACGTATTGGAATCCAGCTGGTTTAGGATTTCAGACTGGTTACGAGTTGTCTGGTATGCATGTAAATTGGCTACCTGGTCTGGTGGACGACATGTACTATGATTTTATTGCCGGTATTGCTCCAGTGGAAAACCTGGGCGTGTTTGGCGCACATGTTATCTACCTCAATGCAGGTGAACAAACATACACAGATGCCAATGGTGTTGAGTTGGGAACCTTTCTGACCTATTTCTCTTCAGGAGCTCTTAGTTACAGTACCTTGATCACTGAGAACTCCAGTATTGGTTTCAATTTTAAGATTCTCCATCAGCACCTGACAGACTCGTTTGTGACTGTGGAAGAAGAGGAGACCAAGGGAACTGCCACTAACTTTGGCTTCGATGTCGGCTATCTCAGTAAAGACTATTTTGGAGGAAAGATGGACTTCGGTGCCATGATCGCCAACCTGGGTCCCAAAGTTATCTTCAATGATGAAGAACAGGCTGACCCCATGCCAACAAATCTTAAATTGGGTTTCAATCTGAAAGCCTATGAAAGCTCCTATAATCGTCTGAACATCGTCTATGATGTAAATAAATTGCTGGTTGGTGAATACGCTTCAATGGATTGGGATGAAGATGGTCTGATCGGGGGCTATGACAATACCGGTTCTGTAAATGAATCAGGTGATTATAATGCTGATGGACAAAAAGAGATCGCCCATACTGATTCATGGTGGCAGGGTATATTTACCTCCTTTTTGGATGACTGGTATCTTGGTGGTGATCGTGATATGGATGGTGACCGCAGGATCGGGGGTTGGGAAATTGCTAATGGCGATACAACCATAAGTGCATCAGGTGCTTTTAACGAAAAAGGCCAAAAGGAATTGGGCACAGCTGCTGAGAGATCTCCTTCAGCTGAATTTGAAGCGCTTATTCATAGCATCGGGGTCGAATACTGGTATAATAACATGTTTGCCATCCGCGCAGGTTATTACTACGATGCAGAAGGTAAGATCACTACACCTACTGTAGGTGCCGGACTGCGTTACAGCAACTATGGTTTTGATTTTGGCTATACTGTGGCAGAGGAAACCCATCCCTTGAACAATACGATGCGGTTTTCACTATTGCTTAAATTCTAGATATATCTTCAAAAAAGATCCTCTCCCAGAGAATGAAAAGACGCGGGGTGTTTAGTAATTATGGTATGGCTAATGATACCAAAGCTTGATCATCGGTTCAAGGTGATCTTTTGAACAAGTGTAAGAAATTAATGGTCTCAAGGTTGATGGCCGTTGTCACATTGACTTTCATATTAACGATCTCAGTTTCAGCTGAATCACTGAAAGTCGCTGTTATTCGAGTTGCTTTCCAAACTGATGTATCACCCGCGACTACTGGAGATGGATCCTTTGTACTTGAAGATACGTCCGGTCTGAATTGTTCAGATTGGTCCCTTGACCCGCCTCCCCATAACCGAATCTATTTTGAAGACCACTTACTGGCAGCCGATAACTACTGGCAGCGAGTGAGTGATGGTCATGTAAATATTGATTTGGCAAATTCAACGGTTTTTCCCCAGGGTGAGAATGATAGTTACCTGCTGCCCCACGATATGCTGTTCTATCATCCATATCTAACCGATTTTAATGAAACCGCTAAATTGTTCGAATTAAGCCGTGATGCCATCGCCTTGGCTGACAACGATATTGATTTTAGCATATATACAACCATCATACTGGTGCATGCCGGGATGGGTGGTGATTTTGCATTTGCGCTTGATCCTACGCCTGGAAACATTCCTTCAGCCTATTTAGCACAGTCAGATTTCATTGAGTATGGAGCGCTTACTACGGATGAGGGAGACTTGGACGATCTGATCATCATCCCTGAATCTCAAAACTTTTTACAGTACCGGGAAACCAGAAGTTTATTTGCCGAAGCCGAGGATCCTTGCTTTTACCAGGTTGCGTTGAATGGTACTATTGCACTTATGTTGGGCTTCCACCTCGAGTTGCCACCCCTTTATAATACAGAGACCGGTCGTTCGCTGGTTGGTGGCTTTGCGTTAATGGATCAGGGCTCAAACAATTTCCATGGCGTGGTTCCAGCCTATCCAGACCCCTACACACGGATCAAGAAAGGCTGGGTAAACGCAGAACCCAAATATGTTGGTGATGATGTAGTGCTGAACCAAAATGATGCACCGATCCGGGTTTCAATCTCGGAAAATGAATATTTCTTGATTGAAAATCGTCAAAGAAACCTACATGAACCCAGCGATATGATCCAGTGGATCGATGGTCCCGGATTTGACACGGTTTCAGTTACTCTAAGCGCAGGTGGAGTTGTTCTGCGTGTTGATGAACAGAATGCCGGTTTACCTGGCAATGGTCTCAATATCTGGCACGTGGATGAAACTGCCTGGTTCAGTGATGAGAACCCCAACGGAGGTGCCATCCAGCTGGTTGATTTTGAAGAGGCTGACGGTGCCCAGGACATGGGATTCCAAACTCAGCTTCTTTTTGCAGATTATCTGGAGACCGGGTGGTGGTTTGACCCCTGGTTTGCCGGGAATGCTGGCTGGTTTCACCTGAATCGTCATCAGGATGTCATCGGGGACAGTCTGCTAAATTTCAGTTCCACTACCTTTCCTTCTACACAAGCCAATGACGGTACCCCCAGTCATCTCAGGATCGAGAATATCTCCGACAATGGGTTAAGCATGAGTTTCTCAGTTGCATCAGATCGCATGTTGAATTTGAACAACCCGGGCGCAATTATTGGGTGGGGAGACGCTTCCCAGACTCTGTGGACCTTAAATTCAGACTCAAGCGAGTTGATCGAACTTCATTTTTTTAATGGTGCTATCAGCTATGTCACAAATCTGTTGGTAACCCCGGATCAAATATTTGAAGGTAGCATAGATAGTGTACTGAATTACAGATATCCATGGATTATTACCAACTTGGCGAATGGTACCAGATTCAGGAATATTGAAACAGGGTCCAGTCGAAATTTCTGGTCGATTGTTGCTCCATACGAGATATCCGTTGCAGGGACACGAGTGAGTTTCTTTGCTACTCAAGATAATTCAGAGGTACTGGTGAAATGGGATTCGCACTCTGGAACCAGCACTTCAGAGGTTCTGGTCAGTCCCAGGGCCAAATTTACAACAACTGCAGGTACTCAGATTTATATTGGGGATCCAAATTCTAAACCTGCCCCTGTGGGGTTAACCCATTCTGACCATATCGAATTACGGGGAGATCCTCCGGATGAGCTGGATGTGATCACCTGGTCATCGTCAGCGGAGGCCCTGAGGATAAATCATCTACCGGGTTCGGAGCAGGATGATCTGGAGGTACAGCGACCAGATCATATCGTCCCACTTGACGTTGATACCGATGGTTCATATGAAATTGCCCTGTTTTATCAAAATTCCGTCAAAATCATTAATCAAGCAGGGGTGGCCTGGAATGGCAGCCCATTCTCAGTGGAAGCCTATCGGGGTAACCCTCTGATCACTCCACTGATCGGTAATGGGGCAACGATCTTTCTACGACACCAGGCTAGCTACAGTATTTATACATTGGATGGCCAGCTACTGGATAGCGGTGTTTTACCGACTATGGACTACTCCGTTGAGAATTCTACAGGAATCAACCAAGAGGGGATAGTCTATATACTTTCAGGTGATGATCTGCTTTTTGTTAAACCGGAGGAAATCCAGGAGAACTCACAATTTTGGACAGACCCCTACGGCCGTCAACAAGGTGATCGAATCGTTGTTTTGTCTGGTTCACCTGTTACTGATCCACCGGTAATGAAAAGAGAATCTGTTTACAATTATCCAAATCCGGTAAAGGGGAGCAGCACTACGATTCGAGCATGGATCGGAGCTGTTGACAATTGGACTATTGAGATCTTCTCACTCAGTGGATCTCAGATCAGTTATGTTGATCTGGACGTAAAGCAGCAGAACTCCTACAATGAATGGGTCTGGGACGCTTCTGCGGCCTCCAATGGCGTGTTTCTGGCGCAAATAAGTGCCGGTGATCAAGCTGAGATCATCAAGATCGCTATTATTCGATGATACTTCTAAGAACTGTACTACTCCTGGTATCTTTTGCAGGTCTGGGATTTTCCCAAGGCTTTAATCACCCCGAGCTGGAATGGGAGACTATCGAAGGTGAACATTTTATTGTGCATTTTCATCAGAATACATCCTGGACAGCCAACGAAGCCCTTCATGTAGCTGATGATATCTATCCAGCCATTACCGGTCTGTATCATTACGAGCCGGAAGAGAAAACCCATATTATTATTCGGGACACCGATGATTATGCCAACGGTGGTGCTTATTATTTTGATAATAAGATCGAGATCTGGGCCAAACCGCTGGATTATGAATTACGGGGCTCACACTATTGGCTGAGGGATGTGATTACCCATGAATTTACCCATATCATCAGCTTGAGAGCCTCCCGTAAAATGCCCGGGAATGTCCCTGCTGCTTACCTCCAAATAATTTCTTACGAACCGGAACGCCGGGAAGATGTGCTCTACGGATATCCCAATGGAATTGCATCCTATCCCTTGCCATCTGTTTCAGTACCCATGTGGTGGGCCGAAGGTCTGGCTCAATTTCAATCAGATACCATGCGCTGGGATTGGTGGGATAGTGTCCGGGATATGATTCTTCGTGATCGCATAAAATATGATAATGTGCTGACACTCAGTGAGATGGATGGCTTTGGTAAAGTAGGTATCGGTAACGAAAGCGTTTACGATCACGGTTTTGGATTGGTTCGATATTTGGCACAAGAATATGGTCAGGACATTCTGCAAAGGATAACCGATCGCCTTAGTGGTCCTCTGAATTATTCTTTCTATCGCGCTCTGGAGGCTGAGACAGGTTTACCGAATCAGGAATTGTGGAAAAAATGGCAAGCCGATATGAGCTTGCGGCAAAGTTTGTCTTTTCAAGCCGATGAGGCCATCTCTCCCATGAAGTTTGTTCAGCAAAAGGGAGACGCAAATTTCTACCCTCGTTGGAATCGATCGGGTACTTCACTGGGGTTTATCTCCAGTGCAGGTGAGACCTATTTATCCAGAACTGCTCTGTTTATCAAAGATTCAACCGATGCTGCAGAAAAACTGATTCCGGCTGCCGAAGGTTTTGACTGGAGTCCCGATGGTGAGCACCTTGTTTATGCTCGTAAAGAATTCTACGATGGTGGTATCCCTGATCCTCGTATAGGACAGCATTCGCATCACCAATTCTCATCCTTTCTCTCAGCTCAGCCGGCTGAAAGTTGTGAGCGTTGCCAATTTCTCATCAGCGGATCCCGCTATTCTGATCTTTTCATCGTTCATCGGGATAGTGTTGAAGATGAAAGACAACTTACCTTTGGTGAAAGGGTCAAAAGTCCGGCGTGGTCACCAGATGGATCGCAGATCGCCTTTGTAAACCTGCGCGATGGATCAAATAATCTTTGTCTGGCCTTCCCGGAACATCCCGATAGTGTTTTACAACTAACCCACCTGAATCCCGGTACTCAGATCTATGTACCGCGCTGGTCTCCAGATGGACGCAGTATCATTTTCGATTATACCTCAGGTAGTAACCGCGATATCGCTATCTACGATACCAAGCAGGGTAGCATTATGCCGTTGTTGGACTCAGTCTGGGATGAGCGCAATCCTGTCTTTAGAAATGATTATCAAATCCTCTACAGTGATGACCGAACCGGAATATTCAACATTTACAGTTATGACATCATAACAGGTGAGAATCAGCGACTTACCAATGTGACCGGGGGGGCGTTCCAGGCTGAATGGCAGACAGGACAGGTGACTTACTCACTTTATGATAGTCTGGGCTTTAATATTGCAGTTCTGGACGAATCAGAACTGTTGAGTGTCAAAACCGAGCCTATTGATGTCTCAATCGAGCGTATTGTTGAACCGACCTGGGGACGGCACGGAGCTTCAAAACCTGCTTTAGACTATACCATCCAATATGGTCCCATGTTTCTGCTGCCAAAAATGCAGATCGAGATCGACAATCATAAGAATACAGTGGTTTATAAACCGGGATTCTATTTTTTCTCGGATGAGATCATCAGCAACTACTCTCTGGTTGGTGGTTTTGGGATTGCTCCCAATCTTGATATGGATCTCTTCCTTTCCACCCAATATCGCGGTTTTTTACCCACCATCACCTTTGAGTTCTATCAAATGATCCGGCATACTGAGGAAGAATTATGGTATTATGACCATGTCTGGCCTGCTCAAAGCGAGCTGACTTTTAGCTTAACACAGGGTGTTTTGTCTGCCGATCTGCTTATTCCACCTAGGTACAGTTTGACCTTGGATATTTCGGCCTCTAATTATCGGACAGCCATTGGCTCACATACTGTTGGTCCTGGATTATCAGCTGGTGGAGTAAGCTATGATTACTTCAAGGGCTGGGATTGGGGATTGGAATGGACCATGTCCCATATCAATGTTCGTCAGGAGAGGAACATCAACCCTTCCGGATACAAGGCTAAGTTAACGTTCCGTGACAATCACCATAATTTTGTGTCTGGCTATGGTTATGATGAAGACACTGAACGCTGGGGTAATCAGTACGATATATTTCGTTATGTTAAGTTCAACGCCTCCGGGTTCTATGGCTATCGCTTACCCATACCAGGTCGCATGGTTCTTTCCAATACAACTGAGATCAATCTCATTGACAACAATGCTATTGATGACTTCTTTTATGAGTTTGCCGGAGGTCTGCCGGGTTTGCGGGGCTATCCGTTTTACAGTATGAAGGGCAGCCGTCGATTTGTGTCAACCAGCACTTTACGTTTTCCTATTTTCAGGGATAATTACAGTCGCGTTGCTCAATTCACCGTGCGAGATCTCTATCTGGGATTTCATGCTCAGGTTGGCGCTGCCTGGAAGGCTGATCCTGACCAGGTTTCACTGCAGGATTTCTCATCCTGGATGACGCATGAAAGCGAACAGATCGACCTGGTACGTGATGTTGGGGTTGATCTGAGACTGGCTTTGAATTCATATTATGCTTTTCCGACTGCTGTTGAATTTGGTGCCTATTATGGTTTGGATGAAATTGATGTGACCACAAGCAACAACCTTGATTTAACCTATGGTGGTGAATGGCGCTACTACTGGAAGGTCTTGTTTGGCTTTGAATAAATTTAAAAGCATAAGTCTGGTACTGAGTTTAACCTTATTACTACTCTCTTCCGGGTTTGGCAAAGATTTTAAATCAGCTCCAGCTCAACTGAATGTTAATACCACTATGCTAAAAAACTTCCTGAAGTCACTGATCATTCCAGGCTGGGGACAGTATGCCAGTGGTCATAAGATCCGAGCCCTTACTTTTCTTACTGCTGAATTAGCAGGTATTTATGGATATCAGTCTAATTATACAGCTGGTGCCGATGGAGCGACGGAGTTTAAAGCCTACGCTGATGACCATTGGCTCTACACAACCTGGAGAGCCAACGGTGCTACTGATGACATTGGCTGCGCCGGAAATCTACGCACTCATCAGATGCCCCTCATTGGTCCGGATCAACCCTTGAAAGACCACCATTTTTATGAGAATATTGGCAAATATCCTGAATTTTCCTGTGGATGGGACGATTACACAACTGGTGGCTTCAACTATGATTATGATGAAGATGAAACCACCAATAAGGCGGGCTACATAAAAATGAGAACGCGCTCCAATGAACTCTACAGAAATGCCCAGGTCGCTGGAACTCTTATAATGGTCAATCATTTGATCAGCGCTTTTGAAGCTGCTTTGGGAACGGATCTAACTGAATTTGAAACAACTAATCTAACTGGAAAATTCTATATTAATCCGCTGAGTACTGCAAACAGTATCAGCTTGGAGGTAAAATTTTGACCAACCGAGTTACCAGAAACATATATAGCATCGCCCTGGTTCTGTTTATCGGGGTATCGCTTCAGTTTTGCGCTTCTCAAAAAGAGGACCTCAAAGCAGGCGACATAGCAGCAACTTTCCAGAGTGGAATGACCTATCTGGAAAAAGAAAATTTCATCAAAGCTGAAGAAACCTTTACTTTTATCGTTTATAACGATCCTGCTGGAGCTTATGCTGATGATGCCCAGTTCTACCTGGCTGAAACCTATTATTTAAGAGAAGAATATCTACTGGCCATCAGCGAGTATGATCGGCTGATACATCGTATGAAAAATTCCAGCTTTGTGGAAGATGCATTCTGGCGAAAAACCGAAGCGTATTGCGAGCTGTCACCTGATTTTAGACTGGAACGTGACATGACGGATAAAGCGCTGAAATATTTATATGATTTCATGGAAATATACCCCAACAGCAGTTATCGTCCTGATGCGGAAGCTTTGGTTCTTGAGATGCGTGGGAAATTGGCTCGAAAATTAATAGAATCTGCCAAACTCTATGATACGCTTCGTGAATATGAATCGGCTGTATTTTACTATGATAGTATTATCGAACAATATTCTGATACAAAACTCTACGCAGCTGCCCGTCTGGGCAAGGCCGGTGATATGGTAGCCTTGGAACGTTGGGATGAAGCGCGGGAACTGATGAACTCGATTGCCATCGATGGTCGTCAGGATCTGAACCAAAAAGAAACCCTTAGACTACGTACTTTAGGAAAAAAAGTGCTTGAAGTAACGTCATCTTCAGGGAATTGAGCTCCTCTGGTGAAGCTGTGTCTCTTTGGCGGGACATTTGATCCGCCCCACAATGCTCACTTTATCATTGCTGAGGCTATTCGTGAATCACTTGATCTGAATAAGATCGTTTTCATCCCTTCTTACAAGCCACCCCATAAATTTGCGGTTTTACCTGTAACACCTGTTGAGCACCGGATCGCCATGCTAAGATTGTGTATTGATGATCTGGAACAATTTGAATTCTCTGATATCGAGCTCAAGCGTGGCGGTGTGTCTTACACCATCGAAACTATTCTTGAGATGAAACAAAAACACGGGATCAAAACAGAAAATCTTCACTTCCTGATCGGTAGTGATAGCCTGGCAGAATTCAAGTCGTGGTATCGCTGGAAAGAGATACTTAACGAGAGCCAGGTAATTGTTGCTCGCAGACCCCGTTTCGAAGCAGCCGATATTGATGCAGACCTTCTGGAACAAGTCACTTTCCTGAACCTGCCCCGCATGGAGATCTCCAGTACCGAGATTCGTGACCGTTTTAATTCAGACCGGATGACACGTTTTTATGTTCCTGCTGTCGTTTCCGAGTATATTAAAAAAAATAAACTCTACGGATCACGATAATGGATGCATTGATCAATTCAATCGGCATGGGGGGGAACAGCGTTATCATTGCGATCAGCGCCGCACTACTTTTTTTTGGTGCTGAATGGTTGGTCAGAGGCGGTAGTCGTTTAGCCCAGCAATTTGGAGTCAAACCGATGATCATCGGTTTAACAATCGTTGCGTTTGGGACGTCAATGCCAGAATTCATTGTTAGTCTTGTTGCTAACGTCTGGCAGGATTCTTCCACAATTGCCATGGGCAATATTATCGGCAGCAATATTACCAACATTGGACTGATCCTGGGGCTTTCTGGTTTGATCTTTCCCATCACTCTGCATTTCAGTAAGATAGTTAAGGGTTTGATATTTCTATTTGTAATTAGTCTGCTTTTGTATGGCTTTTCGCTGGATGGAGCCATCACCCGGGGTGAGGGTGGGATCATGGTGTTGATCCTTGTAGCTTACATCGTTTACCTCTACAGACATCCACAGGAAGCTCCCGAAGAAATATTGGATGATGATCCGGGAATATCTTATAAGAATGTCGCGCTTGTAGTGGCTGGTAGTTTGGCCCTTTCACTTGGAGCCTGGTTATTTGTCAAGAGTGCGGTCTGGATCGCTGATGAATTCCAGATACCTAAAATGGTGATCGGCTTGACCATCGTTGCAGTGGGGACCAGCTTACCAGAACTGGCGACTTCATTGGTGGCTGCTCTTCGCAAACATGGTGAGATTTCAGTTGGTAACATTATTGGCAGCAATATCTTCAACATCCTGTTTATTATGGGCGGTGTGGGATTTATTAAACCCCTGGTCGTTCTTGAATCCAGGGTCATTGATGGTCAGGCCGTTCAAATATTTCCCCATGTCCAATACATCCTCATGATGTTATTTGGTCTTATACTCATTCCCTTGGGTTTAAGGCATCGAATAGGTCGTTTTACCGGTACGATTCTGGTTTCAGGATACATC is a window from the Candidatus Neomarinimicrobiota bacterium genome containing:
- a CDS encoding calcium/sodium antiporter, which encodes MDALINSIGMGGNSVIIAISAALLFFGAEWLVRGGSRLAQQFGVKPMIIGLTIVAFGTSMPEFIVSLVANVWQDSSTIAMGNIIGSNITNIGLILGLSGLIFPITLHFSKIVKGLIFLFVISLLLYGFSLDGAITRGEGGIMVLILVAYIVYLYRHPQEAPEEILDDDPGISYKNVALVVAGSLALSLGAWLFVKSAVWIADEFQIPKMVIGLTIVAVGTSLPELATSLVAALRKHGEISVGNIIGSNIFNILFIMGGVGFIKPLVVLESRVIDGQAVQIFPHVQYILMMLFGLILIPLGLRHRIGRFTGTILVSGYIGFYIYLFFGRAG
- a CDS encoding T9SS type A sorting domain-containing protein → MNKCKKLMVSRLMAVVTLTFILTISVSAESLKVAVIRVAFQTDVSPATTGDGSFVLEDTSGLNCSDWSLDPPPHNRIYFEDHLLAADNYWQRVSDGHVNIDLANSTVFPQGENDSYLLPHDMLFYHPYLTDFNETAKLFELSRDAIALADNDIDFSIYTTIILVHAGMGGDFAFALDPTPGNIPSAYLAQSDFIEYGALTTDEGDLDDLIIIPESQNFLQYRETRSLFAEAEDPCFYQVALNGTIALMLGFHLELPPLYNTETGRSLVGGFALMDQGSNNFHGVVPAYPDPYTRIKKGWVNAEPKYVGDDVVLNQNDAPIRVSISENEYFLIENRQRNLHEPSDMIQWIDGPGFDTVSVTLSAGGVVLRVDEQNAGLPGNGLNIWHVDETAWFSDENPNGGAIQLVDFEEADGAQDMGFQTQLLFADYLETGWWFDPWFAGNAGWFHLNRHQDVIGDSLLNFSSTTFPSTQANDGTPSHLRIENISDNGLSMSFSVASDRMLNLNNPGAIIGWGDASQTLWTLNSDSSELIELHFFNGAISYVTNLLVTPDQIFEGSIDSVLNYRYPWIITNLANGTRFRNIETGSSRNFWSIVAPYEISVAGTRVSFFATQDNSEVLVKWDSHSGTSTSEVLVSPRAKFTTTAGTQIYIGDPNSKPAPVGLTHSDHIELRGDPPDELDVITWSSSAEALRINHLPGSEQDDLEVQRPDHIVPLDVDTDGSYEIALFYQNSVKIINQAGVAWNGSPFSVEAYRGNPLITPLIGNGATIFLRHQASYSIYTLDGQLLDSGVLPTMDYSVENSTGINQEGIVYILSGDDLLFVKPEEIQENSQFWTDPYGRQQGDRIVVLSGSPVTDPPVMKRESVYNYPNPVKGSSTTIRAWIGAVDNWTIEIFSLSGSQISYVDLDVKQQNSYNEWVWDASAASNGVFLAQISAGDQAEIIKIAIIR
- the nrdR gene encoding transcriptional regulator NrdR, whose product is MNCPQCRHGDTRVIDSRHTQDGRAIRRRRECGGCSFRFTTYEYVETQPLLVIKSNQQREPFAREKILKSIAVACSKRPVNSAQMNQAVDLIIQDVNTFGSSEVYAKDIGELVMKHLKDLDEIAYVRFASVYRKFEDVQEFRAELDDI
- the bamD gene encoding outer membrane protein assembly factor BamD, with the translated sequence MTNRVTRNIYSIALVLFIGVSLQFCASQKEDLKAGDIAATFQSGMTYLEKENFIKAEETFTFIVYNDPAGAYADDAQFYLAETYYLREEYLLAISEYDRLIHRMKNSSFVEDAFWRKTEAYCELSPDFRLERDMTDKALKYLYDFMEIYPNSSYRPDAEALVLEMRGKLARKLIESAKLYDTLREYESAVFYYDSIIEQYSDTKLYAAARLGKAGDMVALERWDEARELMNSIAIDGRQDLNQKETLRLRTLGKKVLEVTSSSGN
- a CDS encoding ATP-binding cassette domain-containing protein, with the protein product MIEIQNLHKSFSDLVVLNGVSMQVQDGQSVVVMGKSGTGKSVLLKLITRLLYPDSGKILIDDADLGSLKGKALDDTRLKFGMLFQSAALFDSLNISDNVGIGLRAYNRYSESEIQKITLESLERVGLLDVGQKYPAQLSGGMRKRVGLARVVAMQPKYILYDEPTTGLDPVTSAQIAKLIKEMQKDLKVTSIIVTHDIPTGFFLADQIVLLDNGNFSFTGSVKEMKKSSLRSVQDFISGYKEAADLNHR
- the nadD gene encoding nicotinate-nucleotide adenylyltransferase; amino-acid sequence: MKLCLFGGTFDPPHNAHFIIAEAIRESLDLNKIVFIPSYKPPHKFAVLPVTPVEHRIAMLRLCIDDLEQFEFSDIELKRGGVSYTIETILEMKQKHGIKTENLHFLIGSDSLAEFKSWYRWKEILNESQVIVARRPRFEAADIDADLLEQVTFLNLPRMEISSTEIRDRFNSDRMTRFYVPAVVSEYIKKNKLYGSR
- a CDS encoding PorV/PorQ family protein — encoded protein: MRAHKFINLVIGGLLLLSLGYSQSALFLLIAPGARAGGMGEAQVALADDSYATYWNPAGLGFQTGYELSGMHVNWLPGLVDDMYYDFIAGIAPVENLGVFGAHVIYLNAGEQTYTDANGVELGTFLTYFSSGALSYSTLITENSSIGFNFKILHQHLTDSFVTVEEEETKGTATNFGFDVGYLSKDYFGGKMDFGAMIANLGPKVIFNDEEQADPMPTNLKLGFNLKAYESSYNRLNIVYDVNKLLVGEYASMDWDEDGLIGGYDNTGSVNESGDYNADGQKEIAHTDSWWQGIFTSFLDDWYLGGDRDMDGDRRIGGWEIANGDTTISASGAFNEKGQKELGTAAERSPSAEFEALIHSIGVEYWYNNMFAIRAGYYYDAEGKITTPTVGAGLRYSNYGFDFGYTVAEETHPLNNTMRFSLLLKF